In the genome of Vicia villosa cultivar HV-30 ecotype Madison, WI linkage group LG7, Vvil1.0, whole genome shotgun sequence, one region contains:
- the LOC131619036 gene encoding uncharacterized mitochondrial protein AtMg00810-like → MESNKLAGNGIINSHTHTLLSLGYKQSYGVQPLFTKSTNTSFIALLVYVDDLVLAGNDMSEISSVKFVLDDRFRIKDLSALRFFLGLEISRSSHGISLNQRKYILDLLVDSGLLAAKPVSMPCDPAFKFTNTRSASFSDVNACRRLIGRLIYLSTTRPDIAYYVQQLSQYLFKPLQSHFQAAIHILRYLKSAPSQRLFFPAANSLQLTGFADSDWACCIDTRKSITRYCVFLSSAIISWKSKKQETVSASSYEAEYRALAKLTREIQWLNYILADLQVHATAPSVLYCDNKSAIHLAHNSTSMNAPNTSKLTAILSAKRFNRVS, encoded by the coding sequence ATGGAATCAAACAAGTTAGCAGGCAATGGAATCAtaaactcacacacacacacacttttatCTCTTGGATACAAACAATCCTATGGTGTTCAACCTCTCTTCACCAAGTCCACTAACACTTCTTTTATAGCCTTATTAGTATATGTTGATGATCTTGTGTTAGCAGGAAATGATATGTCTGAAATTTCTTCTGTCAAGTTTGTTTTGGATGACAGGTTTCGTATCAAAGATCTTAGTGCTCTAAGATTTTTCCTTGGCCTTGAAATTTCCAGATCCAGTCATGGTATTTCCCTGAATCAGAGGAAATACATCCTGGATCTCCTTGTAGATAGTGGTCTTTTGGCAGCTAAACCTGTTTCTATGCCTTGTGACCCCGCTTTCAAGTTCACCAATACTAGAAGCGCCAGTTTCTCTGATGTAAATGCTTGCAGGAGACTAATAGGAAGGCTGATTTATTTGTCTACCACTAGACCAGACATAGCTTATTATGTGCAACAGCTTAGTCAGTACTTATTTAAGCCTCTTCAATCTCATTTTCAAGCTGCCATTCACATCCTTCGATATCTCAAATCAGCTCCTTCTCAGAGACTATTTTTTCCAGCTGCCAATTCCTTGCAATTAACTGGCTTTGCAGATTCTGATTGGGCTTGTTGCATTGACACAAGGAAATCTATCACAAGGTATTGTGTTTTCCTAAGTTCTGCCATCATTTCATGGAAATCTAAGAAGCAGGAAACTGTGTCTGCTTCCTCGTATGAGGCTGAATACAGGGCTTTGGCCAAACTTACTAGGGAAATACAATGGCTTAACTATATTTTGGCAGATTTACAAGTTCATGCTACTGCTCCTTCTGTTCTATACTGCGACAACAAATCAGCTATCCACCTCGCACATAATTCCACATCCATGAACGCACCAAACACATCAAAATTAACTGCCATATTATCCGCGAAAAGATTCAACAGGGTGTCATAA